A stretch of the Rhinoderma darwinii isolate aRhiDar2 chromosome 3, aRhiDar2.hap1, whole genome shotgun sequence genome encodes the following:
- the EGR3 gene encoding early growth response protein 3: MTGKLLDKLPVNMTSLLPDTLYSEDGQDLTCAIYPGGGSEQHYSMSADNVMDLGLTNDKTSQDLSYTSTFQPGNKTVTYLGKFSFDSPSNWCQENIISLMSAGILGVPTSQAPTGGGGNNGSNGGIMGQTQSDVESMFHSLPPYSSCGDLYHDQVGFQGGGMGSYSSQEYSSNKQSLDSSVFPMIPDYNLFHHNTEIPTVDQKPFQNMEAMRVNPPPITPLETIKAFKEKQVLPSFGGMNHQPPLTLKPIRPRKYPNRPSKTPLHERPHACPAEGCDRRFSRSDELTRHLRIHTGHKPFQCRICMRSFSRSDHLTTHIRTHTGEKPFACDFCGRKFARSDERKRHAKIHLKQKDKKGGDKAVCSPSVAPAVTTCA, encoded by the exons ATGACTGGGAAGCTGCTGGATAAACTCCCCGTTAATATGACGTCCCTTCTACCGGACACTCTGTACTCCGAGGATGGGCAGGATCTGACTTGTGCCATCTACCCCGGTGGGGGCAGCGAGCAGCATTACTCCATGTCTGCAG ATAATGTAATGGATTTAGGTTTGACCAATGACAAGACGTCCCAGGATCTTTCTTATACAAGTACATTCCAGCCAGGCAACAAGACTGTCACATATCTGGGAAAGTTCTCTTTTGATTCCCCTTCCAATTGGTGCCAAGAAAACATTATCagtttaatgagtgcaggtatTCTTGGTGTACCAACTTCTCAAGCCCCCACTGGAGGTGGAGGAAACAATGGGAGCAATGGAGGCATTATGGGTCAGACACAAAGTGATGTGGAGTCGATGTTCCACAGTCTTCCACCTTATTCTAGTTGTGGGGACCTGTACCACGATCAAGTGGGCTTTCAAGGAGGTGGTATGGGTTCATACTCCTCGCAGGAGTACTCATCAAACAAACAAAGTTTAGACTCTAGTGTTTTCCCGATGATACCTGACTACAACTTGTTTCACCACAACACAGAGATACCCACAGTGGACCAAAAACCTTTCCAAAACATGGAAGCCATGCGGGTCAATCCACCACCCATCACTCCACTGGAAACCATCAAAGCTTTTAAGGAAAAACAAGTCTTGCCAAGCTTTGGGGGTATGAACCACCAACCTCCACTTACCCTCAAACCTATCCGGCCAAGAAAATACCCCAACCGCCCTAGCAAGACCCCATTACATGAGAGACCTCATGCTTGTCCTGCTGAAGGATGTGATAGGCGCTTTTCACGCTCTGATGAGCTGACCCGCCATCTTCGGATCCATACAGGTCACAAGCCCTTTCAATGTCGTATTTGCATGAGAAGTTTCAGCCGTTCTGACCACCTGACAACACATATCCGCACACATACAGGGGAGAAACCCTTCGCTTGTGACTTCTGTGGACGCAAGTTTGCACGCAGTGACGAGAGAAAGAGACATGCCAAGATTCACCTCAAACAGAAGGACAAGAAAGGAGGGGATAAAGCCGTCTGCTCACCCTCTGTGGCACCAGCTGTAACCACATGCGCTTGA